The sequence CAGTGAGCTGCCGATAATAAACATGATAACAATACTAATGGACTGTCCCGCCGGTATAATCTCTTTTCTCATGCGCTACCTCCCTTCTGGAGTGTCTTCTATAATAATTTTTTGACCCAGCTTACAATTATAGGTGAAGGACTAGGAATCGGCCACTTCATGGCCATTGCAAAAGCAATGAAGAAAGAAATAAGGCACAAGGCCGAGCATATATAGAAATCCCGCTTCAGCCCCTGCTTCAGCAACCCGTAAGGATCGGTTAGGACGATGAAAATATATACAACTATCACCAAAAAGACCATTTTAATCTCCCCGCTTGATAGATCTTGAAGTTTTGGCACTGCTATCGATGATTATTTTGCAGGTAACATCTATATCCATATCCACAAATGTCTCTTCCCAATCCTTCTTAAGCTTCTTCCAGGCCCTCGGCATATTCTGATGAATAATTTCTCCATATCCAAAGATATCCGCATGATATTCATGCTGCAGCTTATGGATTACAGAGACTATATTTTTTTGTAATTCATCCTGGGCTCGCTTCTGAATAGCTTTCTTGTTCTCCAGAGTGGAGAAGCCCTCCGCTGTCATAACCTCATCCAGGTTGGTATGTGATACTATATGAATCTTCATTTGCAGCCGGCCATTTACCCATCGGGGCTTTAGTTCTGTTCTACTGGTTAAAACCTCCAGCGAATAGGTTGGAACACCCGCCTCGTTATCAACGGCCAGCACGCCTCCGGTAACTTTATTAGTAGCGAACAACAGATATCTACTCTCTTCACCACTAAGTTTGCCTACCATTTTGTCCTTGACGAAGATAGCGGTGCCGTACACTCGTTCATTTTTTTGTCCTGCTTTTTCATATATATAGATAAGCGGTGCTATTGCATATTTTCCCGAGGTCTCCAGCTTGTCAATGAAATCCCAGATCTCTACCACTGGAGCCGTGCTGACATGGTGTTCATCACGCATCATTTGGGCGAGCTCAAAGGACATGATCGATTCTGATACGCTGTTCAGATTAAAGAGGGATCGAGCATTCTTCTCTGTAGATACAAATACATAAACATCCGATCTTGTTTCCGTATCTCTGCTATACCAATCAATAACCTTGATAATACCTTCCCTGGCAATCTCTTCACTGAGGATTATCGCCTTAGCATGGCTCCAGAACAACTTCTTCCCAGTCAAAGAGATCATATTCCGGACAATTTCAAACATCGTCCCCCCTGAAAGACTGACTATCTTGAAGCTCGCCTGATTCTGCTGCATTTGCCCTTTGGTATCGAACAGCTCTGCAGTCAGTAATAACTTGCCATCCTGTTCGTTCTTGTCAATGGCTACGCCCGCAACAATCGACTTCTCTTCAACCTCAGAATAATTCCAACAGCCTGAAAGACTAGGCAGCATGAACAATGACATCATGAACAACAACCATCTTCTCCCTGTGGTCATGGTCGTCTTCCCTTGTTCTTCGATGCCATTCTCTTCATATTGCGCGCCCCAATCATCGCCGGACGTTGATGCATATACCACCATGGCGCCCTGATCACTGTATCTTTAATATCCTGTGGCCGGATGGTACCAACTCCAAGCATATAGGGAACTCCGAAGGAACGCAGGCTCATTAAATGGATCACCAAACCAAGTAAGGCGAAGAAGTATCCATATATACCCATAAAAAAAGAAGCAAGCAGCAGCAATATCCGTACTATGATCAGAGGGCCTGTCAACCGTGGATTTAATAACGTCGTTATTCCTGTCAAACCCACTACGATAACCATGGGGGCACTGACAATCCGCGCATCCACTGCTGCCTGACCCAACACCAAAGCGCCTACAATACTAACAGCCTGGCCAATGGAGGTGGGAATCCGTGCCCCAGCTTCACGCAGAATCTCAAATATGGTTAACATCAGTACTGCCTCTACAACGGTAGGAAAGGGCACCGCCAGTCTGGCGGTGGCAATACTGAGCAGCAGCATGGTAGGGAGCATTTCCTGGCTGAAAGTGACCAGAGCTACATAGAGAGCCGGGATACTTATTGACATAAATGCCCCTATTACCCTTAAGAATCGATTAAACGAGGCATAATAATAATTGATATAATAATCCTCACTCGATTGGAAATTCTCTACAAATACAAAGGGCAGTGTCAATGCAAAGGGAC comes from Paenibacillus sp. 19GGS1-52 and encodes:
- a CDS encoding Ger(x)C family spore germination protein; protein product: MVVYASTSGDDWGAQYEENGIEEQGKTTMTTGRRWLLFMMSLFMLPSLSGCWNYSEVEEKSIVAGVAIDKNEQDGKLLLTAELFDTKGQMQQNQASFKIVSLSGGTMFEIVRNMISLTGKKLFWSHAKAIILSEEIAREGIIKVIDWYSRDTETRSDVYVFVSTEKNARSLFNLNSVSESIMSFELAQMMRDEHHVSTAPVVEIWDFIDKLETSGKYAIAPLIYIYEKAGQKNERVYGTAIFVKDKMVGKLSGEESRYLLFATNKVTGGVLAVDNEAGVPTYSLEVLTSRTELKPRWVNGRLQMKIHIVSHTNLDEVMTAEGFSTLENKKAIQKRAQDELQKNIVSVIHKLQHEYHADIFGYGEIIHQNMPRAWKKLKKDWEETFVDMDIDVTCKIIIDSSAKTSRSIKRGD